The Sorangiineae bacterium MSr11954 DNA segment CCTCGCCCTCGGGGGTGGCCGCGTGGGCGGTGGCCAAGGTCACCGAAGACGAGACTTGACGGTGCGTGAGCGGAACGTGCAGGCGCGCGGCGGCGCCGAGGGCGGCCGAGATGCCTGGAACGATCGCGAAGGGGATGCGCGCAGCAAAGAGCTCCTCCGCCTCCTCGCCGCCGCGCCCGAAGACGAAGGGATCGCCGCCCTTCACGCGAACGACCTCGCGCCCTTCGAGCGCCAGCTCGAGGACCCGTGGATGGATCTTGGCCTCGTGATGCCGGCATCCGCGCGCGCGCCGGCCCACCGGGATCCGCTCGGCCTCGGGCGGCGCCAGATCGAGGATGGCCTGCGAGACCAGCTCGTCGTACGCGAGCACCTCGGCCTGGGCGATCAGGCGGTGGGCCCGCACGGTCAAGAGCTCCGGATCACCGGGGCCTGCGCCGACCAGCCACACTTTGCCGCGCTGCATCCTTCGAACGCCGAAGGTGCTCTCGTTGAGCTTATCGGGCTTCCTGCTCATGGTTCTTTCGTTCGCCGCTTCGTCCGGTCGTTCACTGCGCCGTCCGCATCATCCGCTATGGCGAAACGGCGATTCAGAATAACGAACGGTGTCTCGTGCAGCAAGCGAGGAAGCGCCTATCGCTCGTACACGATCACGTTGTGATAGCGCGCCTCGGAGCCGCCGGGGTTCTCGTATGCGTGGCCGACATCCGCCGGAAACGAAATGGAATCACCGGCGACCAAATCGTAGACCTCTCCCTCCACCCGAAGGCGGAGCGATCCCGTGAGCACCACCACCAACTCGTGCGTGCCCGGCGCATGGGCCTCGGAGACATGCGTGGAGCGCGCGGCCAGCCGGAGCTCGTACAGCTCGACCACCGGTGAAGCCCCGGCCGGGGCCAGCGGGCGGCTCTCGAGCTTTCCATCGAGGGACCGCAAAATTTGAGCGTCGCCGCGCCTCAGGATGGAGACGCCGCCCTTGGCTTCGCCAATGAGATCGGCGAAGGGCACGCCGAGGCCGACGGCGATTTTCCAAAGGATTCCCAAGGTCGGGTTCGACTTCTGCGTCTCAATCTGCGAGAGCGCCGCGCGGCTGACCCCCGAAGACTGCGCCAGATCGTCGAGCGACATGCCGCGTGCCTTGCGCCTCTGGCGGAGATTCTCTGCGACGCGGCGACCAAGCTCCGCGGCACCAATGTCATCCCCCAACGCTTCCGCGGCTCGAGCGCGCGCCCCAGGATTGCCCTTGCGAACAGCCAATCTGTCCTCCATTATTCTGGACAAATATGTGTTATACGAGACCCACACATCGCAGACCTTGTGGTTGAGCGCGCACCCTACCATGGAAGCGGATACGGGAAGTCGGGGAACCCGCGGAAATAAGGGCCTGCGTTCGACCTCGGGGGGCGTCGCGGACCACGGCCGGCCCTCGATGCTGCAAGGGACCTAGAAAGGGCGCAGAGCATGTTGGGGACGGCTGGGAAGGGGGTTGGGGGCGCTGTCGTATGGTTCACGGGGTTGTCGGGTGCCGGAAAGTCCACCCTGGCCGAAGCCCTGCTCCCTCGCCTCAAAGCGGCGGGAAAAAAGGTCGAGCTGCTCGACGGCGACATCGTCCGCACGCACCTGTCCAAGGGCCTCGGTTACTCCCGGGAGGACCGGGACCTCAACGTGGCCCGCATCGCCTTCGTGTCGCATCTCTTGGCGCGCAACGGGGTCTTCGTGCTGGTCGCGGCCATCTCGCCCTTCCGCGAGGCCCGCGATCGCGCGCGCGCCACCATCGGCGACTTCGTGGAGGTCCACGTGGCGCCGCCCCTCGACGAGTGCATCAAGCGCGACGTCAAGGGCCTCTACGAGAGGGCCCTCGCCGGGCAAATCCCACAGTTTACCGGGGTCAACGACCCTTATGAAGAGCCGCTCGCCGCCGAGGTCACCCTCGACACGAGCGCGCTCACGGTCGCGCAGGCGACCTCACGCATCCTGATCAAACTACGCGAGCTCGGCTACCTCGAAGAGTCCGAGCTCGCTCGAGCAGAGGCGCCCGGCAACGCGGCGAGTGCACCATGACCGAACACGTAGAACCCGCACGACACGCACCCTATTTGCCCCGCTACTCGGATCCGAAGGACATCGAAGACTTCGTGACCAAGCTCGAGTCCTTCGAGCGCAGCGAGCTGACCGCCGAGCAGTTCCGGGCCTTCCGTCTTCAGCGCGGCGTCTACGGCCAACGGCAGGACGGCGTGCAGATGCTGCGCGTGAAGATCCCCTACGGCCTGGTCGGCCCCGAGCAGCTCGAGGCCCTGGCCGATGTCGCCGACAACTGGGGCCACGGGATCGGCAACGTGACCACGCGGCAGAACGTGCAGTTCCACTTCGTGCAGATGAAGGACATCGAGCCGGCCATGCGGAGGCTCGATGAAGCGGGCCTCACCACCCGCGAAGCGTGTGGAAACACCGCGCGCACGGTGACGGGCTGCGAGGTGGCGGAGGTCTGCAAGGCCGCGCCGTTCGACATCAGCCCCTACGCCGAGTCGCTCACCCGCTACTTCTTGCGCCATCCGCTGTCCGGCGGCCTGCCGCGCAAGTTCAAGACGGCCTTCAGCGGCTGCGCGAGCGACTGCGCGATGACGCAAATCAACGATCTCGGCTTCATCGCCACCGTGAAGAACGGCGAGCCGGGCTTCATCGTGGTGGCCGCCGGCGGCTTGTCGACCAGCCCGCAAGCCGCCATCACCCTGCACGAGTTCGTGCACCCGGGAGAGATCGCACGGATCGGCGAAGCGATCCTGCGCTTGTTCAACCGCCTCGGCAACCGCGACAACAAGCACCGCGCGCGCTTGAAGTACGTGCTGCGCAAGCTAGGCGAGGCCAAGTTCCGCGAGACCTACGCGCAGATCCGGGCCGAGGTCGACGCCGAGGCCGCCGCGGAGCTCAAGCTGCCCGAGGCTCCGAGCCGCACGCCCGCGCCCCCGGTCGAAGCGCCCGAGGAGCGCCCCGCGGGCTTTCTCGCGTGGCGCGCCAGCGCGGTGGTCGATCAGAAGCAAGACGGCTACGCGGCCGTGTACATCCGGCTTCAACACGGCGAGCTCTCGAGCAAAGACCTGCGCGGCCTCGCCCGCATCGTGGGCCGCTTCGGCGATGGCTCAGTGCGGCTGACCATCGACCAAAACGCGCTACTGTCGTGGGTGCACCAAAAGAGCCTCCCCGCGCTTTACGCGGCCCTCACCGAGCTCGGGCTCACCCGAACCGGCGTGCACACCGCGCGCGACGTGGTGGCCTGCCCCGGCGCCGAGTCGTGCAACCTGGCCGTCACGTCGTCGCGCGCGCTCGGCGCCGCCATCACCGCGCGGCTCGAAGAAGACGACGCGCGCGAGCTGGCCGCGTCGGTCGACACCAGCATCAAGATCAGCGGCTGCCCCAACAGCTGCGGACAGCACCACGTGGCCGATCTCGGCTTCCACGGCGGCGCCAAGTCCTTCGGCAATGTGACGGTGCCGGTTTATCAGCTGCACCTGGGCGGCGGCGTCGACGAAAACGGCGCGCGCTTCGGCCGGCAGGTGGTCAAGATCATCGCCCGCAGGGTGCCGGAGGCGGTGGTCCTGTTGATGAAGCTCTACGAAACCGATCGCAAAGAGGGCGAGCGCCCGCGCCAGTTCTTCCAGCGCGTCGATCCCAAGCGCGTCACGGCCGCCCTGGCGAGCCTCGCGGGGCCGCCCGCCGCCGGCGAGCACGAAGAAGCGGACATCGGCGAGGAGCGAGGGTTCGTGGTCGATTTGAAAGAGGGCGAGTGCGCAGCATGAACGTGCCAGAGTCGCGCGCGAGCCAATCGATGACGATGACGAGCCAGGAGCTCGTCGAGGCGAACGCGCGGCTCGAGGCCGCGAGCTATGCGGAGCGTCTGGCCTGGGCCGTCGAACGATGGGGGGAGCGGCTGCTCTTCACCTCGTCGTTCGGCGCGGGCAGCGGGGTGCTGCTCCACCTCTGGAGCCAAGTCGCGCCGCATTTGCCGGTCGTCTTCATCGACACGGGTTTTCTCTTCGACGAGACCATCGCCTACAAGGATCGCTTGGTGGAGCGCCTGGGGCTGAACGTGCAGGTCGTTCGCTCGAAGATCCCGCGCGACGACTTTCTGATCGAGCACGGCGCCGACATCCAGGCGAAGAACCCCGACTTTTGCTGCGGCGTGAACAAGATCGAGCCGCTCGCGCCCATCCTGCGCGAGGCCCGCGGGTGGGTCTCTGGTCTGCGCCGCGACCAAAGCGCCACCCGCGCCGACGTACCCATCTTGCTCCCCACCGCCGAGGGCCACGTCAAGGTGCACCCCATCGCCACCATGACCGCCCCCGAAGTCGGCGCCTACCTGGAACGCCACGGCATCGAAGAACATCCGCTGCGCGCCCGGCGCTATCTTTCGATCGGGTGCTGGCCCTGCACGCGCCCCGTCCGCGAGGGCGAGGACGAACGCGCGGGGCGCTGGGCGGGGCAAGCGAAGACGGAGTGCGGTCTGCACTCCGCGCTCTACGAAGAGCCACCGACCCGACGCCCGCGCTAACCCCGATCCGAATCCCCGGCCCACGGCCCGTATCCCCAGCCCACGGCTCGGATCCCCAGCCCGGAGCCCGCACCACCTACGAGTGCAGATGCCCGTGATGCACATCCGGCGCATGCTCGTGCGTGTGCGTCACGTCCGTGTGCGCGTGCACATGGCTATGCGCTCCGGTGACCGGCGGATCGTGCACGTGGTCGTGATGCCCATCGTCGTGCCGATGCGCATGCTCATGCACCATCGCGGCATGCGTATGCTCGTGGCTATGCGCCTCGGAGAGGTGCAGATACACCGCGAGCGCGAACAGCCCCCCTGCGAGCACCGTCAGCGCGCCCGCGCGCCCGTCCGCCCCATTGGGCGCGCCCTCCAACGCCCAGGCAAGCCCCGCCCCCACGAAGGGCGCCACGGCAAACACCGACCCCGTGCGCGCCGCCCCCAGCCGCCGCTGCGCGAGCAAGTACAAACGAAGGCTCACCCCGTACCCGCTCGCGCCGCACGCCAAGAGCCCCGCCGCGCCGCGCGCCGAGGGCAGCACCTCGCCGAACGCCATTGCCAGAACCCCGGTAAACACCGCACCAAACGCCGCCTTGCGCGCGATGAGCCCCATCGGATCCAAATCCGACAGCGGCCGCGTGAGCGTGTTGTCCGCCGCCCACGCCAACGTCGCCAGCAGCACGGCCAAGAGCCCCCACCTCGCGCCCAGCGCACCGCCGGCGCTCGCCACCACCAGCAAGCCCCCACCGGCCACCATCGCCAGCACCGCCCCCCACACGCGCCCGCCGAGCGACTCCCCAAAGAACCACCGCGCCAAGAGCACGGTCGCCGCCGCCTCGAAATTGAGCAGCAACGACGCGCTGGCCGCGTCCGCGTGCTGCAAGCCCCACGCGAGCGCCGCCGGCGCCACCACGGCACCAAACATCGCCACCAGCACGATGCGCGGCAGATGCTCCCGCCGCACCCGCGCCTCCGCATCCGCGCGCCCGCGCCAGAACACCGCCACCAACGCCGCGCCCGCGTACAGCAGGCACGCCGTTGCAAACGGCCCCACCCCTGCCCCGAAGCGATGCACGAACGGCGTGGTGCTCCCAAACGCCAGCGCCGCCGCCAGAGCGAGCAGAACCCCGGCCGAGATCGGCGAGCGCGCCATCCCGCAAGTGTTGCGCTACGCCGGCGGCCTCGCAAGCGGCGCGGTGTCCAGCCAGCGCCCCAAGTCCACGAGCGCGCGCTCCGACATGGCCGCGTAGCGATCGCGCTTCTTCAAGCGGCGCGTGGCCTCCAGCGGGGGCATGCACGCCCAGGTGATGTTCGACGGCTGGTAGCTCGGCTGCTTGCGCATCAAATGCGTTCGGATCCCGCCCAGCGCCGTGGTCTCCGGCGGCGGCACCAACGCGTTGCCCGAGAGCACCTGCGCCAGCAAGACGGCACAAATATAGCCGCCGGCCGCGCTCTCCACATAGCCCTCGACCCCCGTGATCTGCCCCGCCAGAAACACGTTGGGCAGCGCCCGCAGCTGCATCCGCTCGTCGAGCAGATCGGGCGCGTTCACGAAGGTGTTTCGATGCACGCTGCCGTAGCGAAGGATCTCGCACTCCTCCAGCCCGGGGATCATCCGGAAGATGCGCGCCTGCTCGCCGTACGTCATGCGCGTCTGGAAGCCGACCAAGTTGTACGCCGTGCCCCCCGCGTCCTCCTTGCGCAGCTGCACCACCGCGAACGGCTGCTTGCCCGTGCGCGGATCGGTCAAGCCCACGGGCTTCATCGGCCCGTATGCCAAGGTCAGCTCACCGCGCCCCGCCATCACCTCGATGGGCAGACAGCCCTCGAAGTAGCGAATGTCCTCGAACGACCGCGGCGCCACCTTTTCGGCCTCGCAGATGGCGGCCACGAAGGCTTTGTACTCGGCTTCGTCCATCGGGCAGTTGATGTACGCCTCGTCGCCCAGCGCGGCGCGATCGCGGAGCACTTCGCCCTTGTCGGGCGCGTCGTCCTCGCCGCCCTTGCCCCAGCG contains these protein-coding regions:
- a CDS encoding DMT family transporter, giving the protein MARSPISAGVLLALAAALAFGSTTPFVHRFGAGVGPFATACLLYAGAALVAVFWRGRADAEARVRREHLPRIVLVAMFGAVVAPAALAWGLQHADAASASLLLNFEAAATVLLARWFFGESLGGRVWGAVLAMVAGGGLLVVASAGGALGARWGLLAVLLATLAWAADNTLTRPLSDLDPMGLIARKAAFGAVFTGVLAMAFGEVLPSARGAAGLLACGASGYGVSLRLYLLAQRRLGAARTGSVFAVAPFVGAGLAWALEGAPNGADGRAGALTVLAGGLFALAVYLHLSEAHSHEHTHAAMVHEHAHRHDDGHHDHVHDPPVTGAHSHVHAHTDVTHTHEHAPDVHHGHLHS
- a CDS encoding XRE family transcriptional regulator, with the translated sequence MSLDDLAQSSGVSRAALSQIETQKSNPTLGILWKIAVGLGVPFADLIGEAKGGVSILRRGDAQILRSLDGKLESRPLAPAGASPVVELYELRLAARSTHVSEAHAPGTHELVVVLTGSLRLRVEGEVYDLVAGDSISFPADVGHAYENPGGSEARYHNVIVYER
- the cysC gene encoding adenylyl-sulfate kinase; the encoded protein is MLGTAGKGVGGAVVWFTGLSGAGKSTLAEALLPRLKAAGKKVELLDGDIVRTHLSKGLGYSREDRDLNVARIAFVSHLLARNGVFVLVAAISPFREARDRARATIGDFVEVHVAPPLDECIKRDVKGLYERALAGQIPQFTGVNDPYEEPLAAEVTLDTSALTVAQATSRILIKLRELGYLEESELARAEAPGNAASAP
- a CDS encoding nitrite/sulfite reductase; translation: MTEHVEPARHAPYLPRYSDPKDIEDFVTKLESFERSELTAEQFRAFRLQRGVYGQRQDGVQMLRVKIPYGLVGPEQLEALADVADNWGHGIGNVTTRQNVQFHFVQMKDIEPAMRRLDEAGLTTREACGNTARTVTGCEVAEVCKAAPFDISPYAESLTRYFLRHPLSGGLPRKFKTAFSGCASDCAMTQINDLGFIATVKNGEPGFIVVAAGGLSTSPQAAITLHEFVHPGEIARIGEAILRLFNRLGNRDNKHRARLKYVLRKLGEAKFRETYAQIRAEVDAEAAAELKLPEAPSRTPAPPVEAPEERPAGFLAWRASAVVDQKQDGYAAVYIRLQHGELSSKDLRGLARIVGRFGDGSVRLTIDQNALLSWVHQKSLPALYAALTELGLTRTGVHTARDVVACPGAESCNLAVTSSRALGAAITARLEEDDARELAASVDTSIKISGCPNSCGQHHVADLGFHGGAKSFGNVTVPVYQLHLGGGVDENGARFGRQVVKIIARRVPEAVVLLMKLYETDRKEGERPRQFFQRVDPKRVTAALASLAGPPAAGEHEEADIGEERGFVVDLKEGECAA
- a CDS encoding phosphoadenylyl-sulfate reductase, whose amino-acid sequence is MNVPESRASQSMTMTSQELVEANARLEAASYAERLAWAVERWGERLLFTSSFGAGSGVLLHLWSQVAPHLPVVFIDTGFLFDETIAYKDRLVERLGLNVQVVRSKIPRDDFLIEHGADIQAKNPDFCCGVNKIEPLAPILREARGWVSGLRRDQSATRADVPILLPTAEGHVKVHPIATMTAPEVGAYLERHGIEEHPLRARRYLSIGCWPCTRPVREGEDERAGRWAGQAKTECGLHSALYEEPPTRRPR
- the cobA gene encoding uroporphyrinogen-III C-methyltransferase gives rise to the protein MSRKPDKLNESTFGVRRMQRGKVWLVGAGPGDPELLTVRAHRLIAQAEVLAYDELVSQAILDLAPPEAERIPVGRRARGCRHHEAKIHPRVLELALEGREVVRVKGGDPFVFGRGGEEAEELFAARIPFAIVPGISAALGAAARLHVPLTHRQVSSSVTLATAHAATPEGEATLPSYLPTDGTLVFYMGLGKLRERLSELVARGRAPSTPAVAIASATLPNERAVFGTIADLAERVEDAKLEAPALVIVGEVVACAVASPESVEGLGEDENEGEALGRTAGGIDGAG
- the trmFO gene encoding methylenetetrahydrofolate--tRNA-(uracil(54)-C(5))-methyltransferase (FADH(2)-oxidizing) TrmFO, which translates into the protein MSLHVRVIGGGLAGCEAAFQLAERGIHVTLIEQKPERRTPAQTTDWLCELVCSNSMRSNAWVNAVGLLKEELRRCGSLILRCAEESRVPAGGALAVDRERFAEAVSSRIRSHSHIQVEHRVVMHLPEASAAEPVIVATGPLTGDELAADLASKIGASQLAYYDAIAPIVSQDSIDESRVFRQSRWGKGGEDDAPDKGEVLRDRAALGDEAYINCPMDEAEYKAFVAAICEAEKVAPRSFEDIRYFEGCLPIEVMAGRGELTLAYGPMKPVGLTDPRTGKQPFAVVQLRKEDAGGTAYNLVGFQTRMTYGEQARIFRMIPGLEECEILRYGSVHRNTFVNAPDLLDERMQLRALPNVFLAGQITGVEGYVESAAGGYICAVLLAQVLSGNALVPPPETTALGGIRTHLMRKQPSYQPSNITWACMPPLEATRRLKKRDRYAAMSERALVDLGRWLDTAPLARPPA